GCACCGGCGGCGGCGCGCTCGCGCAGCACGGCCACGACGGTGTCCACGGCCATCGGGTCCAACCCGGAGAACGGCTCGTCGAGCACCAGCACCTCGGGGTCGTGCACCAGGGCGGCGGCGATCTGGGCACGCTGCTGGTTGCCCAGCGACAGCGTCTCCAGCAGGTCGTCGCCGCGCTCGCCGAGCCCGACCCGCTCCAGCAGGTCGTCGGTGGCGCGCCGGGCGCCCTCGGCGGTCAGCCCGTGCAGCCGGCCCAGGTAGACCACCTGCTCACGGACGCTCATCTTGGGATAGAGGCCGCGCTCCTCGGGCATGTAGCCGAACCGTCCCCGGATCTCGCGGCTCAGCGGCGCGTCCCGCCACGTCACCCGGCCCGAGTCGGCGGCGAGAACACCGAGGATGATCCGCATGGTGGTGGTCTTGCCGGCGCCGTTGCCGCCGACGAAGCCGGTCATCCGCCCGGCGACGACATCGAAGGACACATTCTTGAGCACCTGGCGGTCGCCGAAGCTGCGGTCGACGCCGTCGAGGCGGAGTACAGGGGTCACGTCCTCCACGCTAGGAGTTCGGTCCTCGACTGCCCTCCGTCCGTCGACGGAAATCCGGGCTCCTCCTCCGGGTGGAGATCACCCGCCGGGCCGGACCACCCCCTGTTCGTACGCGAAGACCACCGCCTGCACCCGGTCACGCAGACCCAACTTGGCCAGCACCCGGCTGACGTGCGACTTCACGGTGGCCTCGCCCAGGTGCAGGGCGGTGGCGATCTCGGCGTTGCTGGCTCCGCCGGCCACCAGGACCAGCACTTCCCGCTCCCGGGGGGTCAGGTCGCTCAGTGCCTCCTCCGGGGTGGGACCGCCGACGGTCCCGGTCGCGCCGCCCGGCCGGGCGAACGTGGCGATCACCCGGCGGGTGAGTTCCGGGGCGAGCAGACCGTCTCCCCGGGCCACCACCCGGATCGCGTCGACCAACGACTCCGGCGTGCCGTTCTTGAGCAGGAACCCGCTCGCCCCGGCGCGCAGCGCGGCGAACAGGTAGTCGTCCCGGTCGAACGTGGTGAGCATGAGTACGGCGGGGCCGCCCGGCTCGTCCGTCTCGGTGCTGATCCGGCGGGTGGCCTCCAACCCGTCCACGCCGGGCATCTCGACGTCCATCAGCACCACGTCCGGACGCAGCGCCCGCGCCATGGCGACCGCCCGTTCCCCGTCGGCGGCCTCGCCGACCACCTCGATGTCGTCCTCGATCTCCAGGATCACCCGGAAACCGGTCCGCACCAGGTGATGATCGTCGGCGAGCAGCACCCGGACCGGCGGCGTCGCCCCGGTCACGGCGTGCTCCCGGCCGCCAGCGGCAGCGGGAACCGGACCCGCACCCGCCACCCACCACCGGTACGCGGGCCCACCTCCAGCTCGCCGTCGTGGGTGGCGACCCGTTCCCGCATCCCGACCAGCCCCAACCCGTCGTCGTTCGCCGGGCGGGTGGCCCGTCCGTCGTCAGTCACCTCGACCTCCATCTCCTGGGCCAGATAACGGACCCGGACGTCGAGCAGGGTCGCCCCGCTCGCGTGTTTCAACACGTTGGTCACCGCCTCCTGCACCACCCGGTACGCGGCCTGGGACACCGACTCGGGCAGCGGCGTCGGGTCGCCGTACACGCCCAACGTGGCGTGCAGCCCGGCCTCCCGTGCCCGGTCGACCACGGTGGCGATCCGGTCGACCCCGGCGGGCTGCCCGGTGCCCTCCGGGCCGTTGTCCCGGGCACGCAGCACCCCGAGCATCCGGCGCAGCTCGTCCACCGCCGTCCGGGCCGACTCCTCGATCGAGGTGAGCGCGGTCCGTGCCTTGGCCGGATCCTTGTCGAAGACCCGACGGCACGCCGCCGCCTGCACACCCATCACCGACACGTGGTGGGCGACCACGTCGTGCAGCTCCCGGGCGATCCGGACCCGCTCGCCGACCACCGCGTGCTGCCGGGCCTCCGCCTGCGACCGGCGCAGCCGCTCGGCCTGCTCGGCCAGCTCGTGCTGCCGGCGGGCGGCGATCCAGGCGGTCTCGCCGAAGAAGTACGCGAACCCGAAGAACAACACGTTGATCAGCAGACCGGTGACGATCGCCGCGAGCACCGGCGGCACCGGCCCGAGCGCGTTCTCGAAGGAGTCCGGGGTGATCTCGTCGAGGCTGATCGAGTACGCGATGGCGAGCCAGGCGAACATGGCGGCGATGATGCCGATCCGCAGCCGCCGGGACATCCGGTGGTTCGGCCCCCAGGCGCCGAGCGTGAAGATGGCGGCGAACAGCGCCCACTGGGAGAGCTGCCACTCGGGGACGGCCCGGACCTGCGCACCGATGAACGCGGCGGACACGGCCAGCGTGGTCACGACCGGGTACCGGCGTCGCCAGATCAGCGGCAGCGGCACCGCGACGGTCCAGAGGATCTGTTCGAGCCAGGACGGCGGAGGCCCGAGCAGGAACGTGCCGGTGCTGCGGGCCAGCGTGAGGCTGAACAGGGCGATGACCGTCGCGGCCAGCCCGGCGTAGAGGTCCAGGCGCCGTTGCTCAGGCGTGGGGCCCGGCCGCCGCCAGTCGTCGCTGCTCTCGGTGGTCACCTGCTGAGAATGCCATCCCGCCGCATGGTGGGGCGGCGGGCACCTCCGGCGGCCGGATGAGGGATGTGCCACGCCGGTTACGCTGCCCCAGTGTTGACGCCTGACCTGCCGATCGAGACCGAGCGACTGCACCTGCGGCCCTTCCAGCCGTCCGATCTGACCGGCCTGCACGCCTACTTCGCCGACCCGGCCGCCCACCGCTACCTCTACAGCGAGGCACCCCTCGACCTCGACGGCACCCGCGAGGTGCTGGCGCGGCGGCAGCAGCGGACCGCGCTGCGGGAACAGGGCGACGCGATCCAGTTGGCGGTGGTGCTGCGGGAGACCGGGCAACTCGTCGGCGACGTGCTGTTGTGCTGGACCAGCGCGGAACACCGGCAGGGCGAGATCGGCTACCTGCTGCACCCGGACCACCGGGGACGCGGTTACGCGACCGAGGCGGCCCAGGCCATGCTGGCGCTGGCTTTCGACCGGTGCGACCTGCACCGGGTCGTCGGTCGGTTGGACGCCCGCAACACCGCCTCCGCCCAGGTTCTGACCCGGCTCGGTATGCGGCGCGAGGCGCACCTGCGGGAGAACGAGTACGTCAAGGGGGAGTGGGCCGACGAGGTCATCTACGCGATGCTGGCCCGCGAGTGGCAGGACCGCCGTCCGGTCGCCGCGCCGGTCGCGCCCTGACGGGCCCGACCGGCGGGTGGTGCGGCGGTCAGCCGATGCCGTCGCCGGCCATCGGCGGCAGCGGGCAGTGCAGCAGGCCGCAGATCGTCCGCAGCAGCTCGATCTCCGGCACGGTCATCATCCCGTCGTGGCTGATCACCGCCACCACGGCGGCGACCAGCCGCTCCTTGTCGCCCGGACGTAGTCCGTCCAGCACCGGCCAGGCGGTCTCCAACGCGTGTACGCCGTTCTCCGGCGGCGCGTACGGCAGGGAGGTGCCGGGCAGCAGCGTGGCGACACCGGCCTGGAACGCCTGCTCGGCGGCGGCCCGGTCACCGTGCCCGACCTGGGCCAGGAGGGCGAGCAGGTGGGCCGCCGCGGAACGGGAGTCGGTGAGCGTACGCCGGTCGGTGCGCCACCGGGAGTCCGGCTTGAGTGACTCCTGGATCTCGGCCAGCAGCAGTCGGGAGAGGCAGTACTCGGACACGTTGATCGCGCCGTCGGCGTGGATCAGCGTGAACACGGCCGCCATCAGCGACTCCAGTTCCCCGTTCGTACGGGCGCGCAGGGCCGGGAACGCCAGTTCGGCCAGGGGCAGCCGGAGCATCGGGTGCAGTCCGGCCACCTCGTCGGCCTCCCGCAGGGCGGCGTCGGCCAGCGCCTGACCGTGCTGCCGGGCGATCGCGTCGTACTGGTGCCGCCGTACGTCCGGCTCGGCCGCGAGCAGCAGCCCGAGCACCAGTGGCGCGGCCGAGTCCCGGTTGCGGGCCCGGTCCAGCAGCGGTTGCGGGATGCGGTCGAGGATCGCTGCGGCGTGCGTGTACGCCGTCTCGGTGGGTGCGGCCACCCGGCCCAGCATCTCGGCCGGCGCGACGCGTACCCGGGTGCCCTCCACCGGCAGCGCCGCTGCGGCCGGGCGGGCGGAGTCACGACGGCCCGGCGCGGTGCCGGGACCGCTCGGGGCCAGGCCGAGGGCGATGTCCTCCTGCCGTCCCGACGGCGGTGCGGCGGCCCAGCGCTGGGCGAGCTGCCGCAGCTCGTTCGGGTCGAACGAGGGCTCCAACGCCTGGATCCGCTTGGCCAGCGGCGGGTGGGTGGCGAGCCAGGACGCCCGGCCCGCCTCGCCGAAGAGCATGTGCCCCACCTCGTCGCGCTTGGGCGTGCGCAGCTCGGAGCCGTCGGAGAGGCCACCGATCTTCTTGAGTGCCCCGGCGATGCCGCTGGTCTGCCGGGTGAACTGCACGGCCGAGGCGTCGGCGAGGTACTCCCGCTGCCGGGACACCGACGCCTGGATGAGCCGGCCGGCGAGCACGCCGATGTACCCGGCCACCAGCAACGCCAGCCCGACCAGCATGAACGGCAGGGCACCACCGTTGTTGTTGCTGCGGCTCCGTCCGCCGCCGAGGGCGCCGGCCCGGGCCAGGCCCCGACCGACCACGGTCAGGAACAGGATGCCGAAGAGCAGGCCCATCAGCCGGATGTTGAGCCGCATGTCGCCGTTGACCACGTGGCTGAACTCGTGGGCGATGACGCCCTGGAGTTCGTCGCGGTTGAGCCGTTGCAACGCGCCCCGGGTGACCGCGACGGCCGCGTCGGAGGGGCTCCACCCCGCCGCGAAGGCGTTGATCGCCGTCTCCTCCGGGAGCACGTAGACCTCGGGCACGGGTACGCCGGAGGCCAGCGCCATCTCCTCGACGACGTTGCGCAGCCGCCGCATCTCCGGGTCGGTGGTGTCCGCCGGAACCGGGACCCCGCCCAGCTCACGGGCCACCTTCCCGCCACCGCCGCGAAGCGTGAGCGTCCGCAGCGTCGCGGCCAGCCCGATCGCGGCGACGGTGGCCACGGTGACCATGACAATCATCCCGGCGAGCTGGGGCGGGTTGCTGGTGCCGACGTTGAAGGCGAACACCACCGCGAGGTTCACCACCACCACGATGCCGATGACGGCCAGCACGAACAGCAGGACCAGGCGGGTCGACAGCCGGCGTACCTTGCGCTGTCGTTCGAAGAAGTTCATCGGTGCCTCAGAACGACACCTGCGGGGCGTTGCGCTGCGTCGGGTCGTCCGGCTGGAACAGCGCCGCCGGACCGAACGAGAACATCCCGGCCAGCATGCTCGCGGGGAACACCTCGCGCTTGTTGTTGTAGGCCATCACCGAGTCGTTGTACGCCTGCCGGGCGAAGGCGACCCGGTTCTCCGTGGAGGTCA
Above is a window of Verrucosispora sp. NA02020 DNA encoding:
- a CDS encoding M48 family metallopeptidase; translation: MNFFERQRKVRRLSTRLVLLFVLAVIGIVVVVNLAVVFAFNVGTSNPPQLAGMIVMVTVATVAAIGLAATLRTLTLRGGGGKVARELGGVPVPADTTDPEMRRLRNVVEEMALASGVPVPEVYVLPEETAINAFAAGWSPSDAAVAVTRGALQRLNRDELQGVIAHEFSHVVNGDMRLNIRLMGLLFGILFLTVVGRGLARAGALGGGRSRSNNNGGALPFMLVGLALLVAGYIGVLAGRLIQASVSRQREYLADASAVQFTRQTSGIAGALKKIGGLSDGSELRTPKRDEVGHMLFGEAGRASWLATHPPLAKRIQALEPSFDPNELRQLAQRWAAAPPSGRQEDIALGLAPSGPGTAPGRRDSARPAAAALPVEGTRVRVAPAEMLGRVAAPTETAYTHAAAILDRIPQPLLDRARNRDSAAPLVLGLLLAAEPDVRRHQYDAIARQHGQALADAALREADEVAGLHPMLRLPLAELAFPALRARTNGELESLMAAVFTLIHADGAINVSEYCLSRLLLAEIQESLKPDSRWRTDRRTLTDSRSAAAHLLALLAQVGHGDRAAAEQAFQAGVATLLPGTSLPYAPPENGVHALETAWPVLDGLRPGDKERLVAAVVAVISHDGMMTVPEIELLRTICGLLHCPLPPMAGDGIG
- a CDS encoding ABC transporter ATP-binding protein, encoding MTPVLRLDGVDRSFGDRQVLKNVSFDVVAGRMTGFVGGNGAGKTTTMRIILGVLAADSGRVTWRDAPLSREIRGRFGYMPEERGLYPKMSVREQVVYLGRLHGLTAEGARRATDDLLERVGLGERGDDLLETLSLGNQQRAQIAAALVHDPEVLVLDEPFSGLDPMAVDTVVAVLRERAAAGAPVLFSSHQLDVVERLCDDLVIIADGSIRAAGSRDELRAAYTTPRYELVVETDAGWLRDQPGVTLVDLDGARAVVDLTPGADEQVVLRAALERGAVRTFRPVTPSLAEIFREVAQ
- a CDS encoding response regulator transcription factor, giving the protein MTGATPPVRVLLADDHHLVRTGFRVILEIEDDIEVVGEAADGERAVAMARALRPDVVLMDVEMPGVDGLEATRRISTETDEPGGPAVLMLTTFDRDDYLFAALRAGASGFLLKNGTPESLVDAIRVVARGDGLLAPELTRRVIATFARPGGATGTVGGPTPEEALSDLTPREREVLVLVAGGASNAEIATALHLGEATVKSHVSRVLAKLGLRDRVQAVVFAYEQGVVRPGG
- a CDS encoding GNAT family N-acetyltransferase; translation: MLTPDLPIETERLHLRPFQPSDLTGLHAYFADPAAHRYLYSEAPLDLDGTREVLARRQQRTALREQGDAIQLAVVLRETGQLVGDVLLCWTSAEHRQGEIGYLLHPDHRGRGYATEAAQAMLALAFDRCDLHRVVGRLDARNTASAQVLTRLGMRREAHLRENEYVKGEWADEVIYAMLAREWQDRRPVAAPVAP
- a CDS encoding sensor histidine kinase, which translates into the protein MTTESSDDWRRPGPTPEQRRLDLYAGLAATVIALFSLTLARSTGTFLLGPPPSWLEQILWTVAVPLPLIWRRRYPVVTTLAVSAAFIGAQVRAVPEWQLSQWALFAAIFTLGAWGPNHRMSRRLRIGIIAAMFAWLAIAYSISLDEITPDSFENALGPVPPVLAAIVTGLLINVLFFGFAYFFGETAWIAARRQHELAEQAERLRRSQAEARQHAVVGERVRIARELHDVVAHHVSVMGVQAAACRRVFDKDPAKARTALTSIEESARTAVDELRRMLGVLRARDNGPEGTGQPAGVDRIATVVDRAREAGLHATLGVYGDPTPLPESVSQAAYRVVQEAVTNVLKHASGATLLDVRVRYLAQEMEVEVTDDGRATRPANDDGLGLVGMRERVATHDGELEVGPRTGGGWRVRVRFPLPLAAGSTP